ctccacagatgctgccagacctgctgagtatttccagcatttcttggttttatttcagacttccagcatctgcaatattttgctgttATATCAATTGCAATATTTGATTTGATTTGGTTATGAATGGTTTAGTCTACCATTCGAATCATGCTTCTCTAATTGTATTTACCAACATAGATTAATGGTATCATTTTTTCTTTCTCTGAGCCCCTGAACCTAGCAGTGATTGATTCACTTGGAAACCAACAGGAAGACAGTTCAGGGGCCGTATGGACAAGGTTCTGTAAACTGTCATGGAGTTCGAGGGCTGGAAATTGAGCTGGCCAGTCAGGTGAGTCAGTGTGAATCCCTGTTAAACAATTTAACTTATAAAATTTAAACCAAGATTTTTTTTGCCAACAAAACTGTTTAACATGTGTCAATATTTTGATTTTCTATTCTGAGTTTCAGACAAGTGGACCAGGTGTTTCCCTCTTTCCACGTCGCTGTTTGTTAAAGGTACAGAGATTGATTTCCCCCTCATTATGCATTAATTTGTTTATTCAGATGGACAATGTTGCACCTGCCTGCACTTGCAGTTATTAAAGGTAACATCCTTCCCATAAGTGGTGAATCACAGTCCTGTGGTTTCAGCCTTTAGAATTCCCCTccttctgttcaaatccctccctatctcagtaccctcctccagccctacaatcctttgagatctctgcattcttccaattctggcctctagcaCCTatttcactccaccattgatgaccATCCCTTCCATCGTCTTAGCCCTAAAATTAGACGCTTAGCTCTCTGTCAGTTTTTGACTGATTGGGCTCTTGTcatgtgtcttgggatgttttactactttacaAGATCCCCAAGGTCAAAATGCTGGCAACTCGCTGTCTATGCTCACAAGTTCAGAATTATCACTTGGCAAGGTGCTGGAGGGTAAACAGTGACTGGGACTGAACCCCACCATcacacagcaccttcaggagagaaggggacaaAAATAGGAGCCTGTGAGGAATCTGGATTTCAAACAGTGAGGATGTGgcaaggagggagagtgtgtgggatgtgtGATTTAAAGCttaggagagagaaaggaggaaagaatattccagaaaaacTCGAACTGTCTGTTTTGAATTGCTATCCTGTACTTACAGTAATGACTtttttaaattatgagggcaggtttcATTAACTAGGGTTATATTCTCCTGAATACAGAAGATTATGGagtgatctaatagaggtgtttaagatgattaaaggcatTGATGGGACAGatgtagagaaactatttcctctggggagGGAATTcacaacaaggggacataacctgaaaattagagctcggctgttcagtggtgatgtcaggaagccgtggaaacctggaactctccCCACCAAAAAAACTGGAGCGGCTCTGGGTCAATTGAAAGTTCAATACTGTGTCCATTAAATTTTCGTTGGACAAGATTACTAAGGGctccagaaccaaggtgggtagatggagttaagattgagatcagccataatctaattgaatgccagaataggctcaatgggctgaatggcctcctgctgttctgaTGTTCCTACTTagagtgatgacttttgtaaactcctttcacAGGTTTTTataaggggaggatttgcagacgggTAAACTCAAAGGAAACATCACATCAAATCTGAGAGGATCACTCGGTTCATCGGTGTCTGAATGTCAGTGGTCACTGAATATAGAAGGAGAAATACTTGTTTGTGGGAAAAGGCTTCAAACATcaatgtgactggaaaagcactgagacagactcacccgagtgagagtgttccagtgcactgactgtggaacgagctttaaccagttacacagcctgaaaaacaccccaccattcacagtggggagaaaccttATATGTGTTCGTTGTTTGGTCGAGGCCTCAACAGATTGTCCAACCTGGAAAGACGCAAGGACATCCACAAcacggagaaaccatggaaatgtggggactgtgggaagggattcaattacccatctcaGCTGGAAATTCAtcaacgcagtcacactggggagaggccgttcacctgctctgtgtgtgggaagggattcactaagcCAACCAACCTCCTgatacaccaacttgttcacacagaTAAGAAAccctttaaatgttctgactgtgtgaagagatttaaaagtaaaaatgagctgctgaaacaccaacgtactcacactggagagaggccattcacctgctccatttgtatgaagggattcactcagtcatcccacctgctgacacaccagcgtgttcacactggggagaagccattcacctgctctgtgtgtgaaaAGGGATTCGCTCAGCCATCCAACCTCGtgagacaccaacttgttcacactgataagagGCCTTTTGAATGTTCTGACTGTGAAaagagatttaaaagtaaaaaTGAGCTGCTGCAACACCAacgtactcacactggggagaggccgttcacctggtctgagtgtgggaagggattcactcgattATCCAACCTTCtgatgcaccagcgagttcacattgAGGAGAGGCCGGTCACCTGCACTGaatgtgggaaggaattcactcgATTATCCAAgctactgacacaccagcgagttcacacaggggagagaccgttcatctgcaccgtgtgtgggaaaggattcacagcGACATCTCACCTCATtgtacatcaacttgttcacaccgaTAAGAGACCTTTTgagtgttctgactgtgagaagagatttaaaactAAAAGCAATCTGTtagcacaccagcgagttcacactggggagaagccattcacctgctctgcgtgtgggaagggatttgttaATTCAAAtcatctgctgagacaccagcaagttcacaagtgactgcagggattggattctgctgttattgctgctgttaatcacatccagggatGAATCCTTTTTCCAGTTgggtttccacagggctcagcttgcttttcgtggtatatatcaatgatgtaGACATCTGTAGGGGGCCATGATCTGTAGGTGGACCATTTTAATAATGTGTTAACTTTTTATCAAATAACTTCATCTCTGTTGATGTAAACTCAGAGTCTCTGGCTGTATTTGTTCCAGTCTCGCTGCTAACAGGTGATGAAAGTGGCTGTGGAATTGTCACTGAGAGCTGAACACTGAGCAGCGAATTTCCTTTAGCTTTCAAATTCAATTCCACACACCGAGTCCCAGAATCATCACTCAGAATCACCGCTATGAAAGTAGGAAACTGCTCCAAATACACAACAGGATGGGCAGCTCGTGAAAAACTATTCAACTTTTGGTGTGTCGACTTTTCCCAGAACTTCAAACAGGACCGTGTGACAATATAAACTGAGTTTGTGTATGTGGCTGTCATTTTTCTGTATAAACTGTGAGTGTTTATGTTATGAGTGCAATGCTTTGTATATGTATCAGTTGTAAATTaacttttattttcaaaatatacattcggttctaaatatataaatatttttGATTGATACTGTGAGACTTGTAAATGTATTGTGGATGCACGAGTGTGCCAgttatgaataaatgtgtgtgttatTTCTGAATGTATTTGTTCAGATCTATGTTGTGTATAAATGTATTTAGGTGTAAATGAAAAGTAAGAGAGAAATAAATAGGCAGAAAGTACTTTCCGAATGAAGGCAGATTGAAGCGAAAAATGAACACATGTAAATAGATCTGTAAGCAGCAGAGTTATGAAATGGATTTACATCCAGCACAAAAGTCAATTAATTCCAATACTTTCAATTATATCTACATTTGCCGCATGGCTTTTCAACAGCATTCCTTGGTAGTCTAATGGTCAGGATTCGGCGATCTCACCACCATGGCCCGTGTTCGACTCATGGTCAAGGAAACAAGTTTTGCAAAGCAGTTAATCTGTCAGATGGGGAAAAACTGTGCACATCACTGTTAATAAACCAACAAGATCCTGTTACACACTGAAGGAAATGTATCCCAAGTGACCAGGGAATTTCTGCGAGTAAGGCAAAGCTGATAATCCCTACTCGACATCAACATCCTAACAACCTGGCCTCAGGTCAGAGGAGTTGAGGAAGATGGTGAAATACTGCACTCACTCGGACAAACATTTCACCGTACCAAACAAGTCACACGGGAAAAATATCCATTACAAAGTCGTTAAACTCCCAAAGCAGTTTCTGAATGTCCTTCCCTGAATCTTTGGAATCAGATCACTCTTATTAGGATCCATTTGGATGGAAACCAGCTGCCCCCTCGCCCCAGCTCCGGGAAACACCATTCTAATCCTGTGACTGGGGTGAGTTTTGATTGGAAAGTGGGTGTCATGTCATCTCAACTGCACATTCTCAAAATCACGTTCTCAGGATGTTAGACTCACAGACAAATTCCACATTTTTCAGCTCTGACAAGCGAGGTTGTACAGGTTTACCcagggagttcacctacctaggctcaactatcaccagtaacctgtctctagatgcagaaatcaacaagcgcatgggtaaggcttccactgctatgttcagactggccaagagagtgtgggaaaatggcgcactgacacggaacacaaaagtccgagtgtatcaggcctgtgtcctcagtaccttgctctacggcagcgaggcctggacaacgtatgccagccaagagcgacgtctcaattcattccatcttcgctgccttcggagaatacttggcatcaggtggcaggactatatctccaacacagaagtccttgaagcggccaacatccccagcttatacacactactgagtcagcggcgcttgagatggcttggccatgtgagccgcatggaagatggcaggatccccaaagacacattgtacagcgagctcgccactggtgtcagacccaccggccgtccatgtctccgttataaagacgtctgcaaacgcgacatgaaatcgtgtgacattgatcacaagtcgtgggagtcagttgccagcattcgccagagctggcgggcagccataaagacagggctaaattgtggcgagtcgaagagacttagtagttggcaggaaaaaagacagaggcgcaaggggagagccaactgtgcaacagccccaacaaacaaatttctctgcagcacctgtggaagagcctgtcactccagaattggcctttatagccactccaggcgctgcttcacaaaccactgaccacctccaggcgcgtatccattgtctctcgagataaggaggcccaaaagaaagaaagtactgcagggcaggtatacacaggaactagcactgtggGGCTGGGATATCCAGGGACTCACACTGCGGGACATATATACATAGGGAGTAGTGCTgtggggcaggtatacacaggGATTTGCACTGCTGGACATGGATCTCCAGGCACGAGCACCACTGGGCAGGTCTCCACAGTGTTATGCCCACgtgatgaggggtgtgggtggttcccactattcaactcCCACCTGGTCACGCGAGTGTTTTTGTTGTTAgatttttaacccctttgtgttttatttgtcaaataaacagactgtGGCAGGtgttcttgtaagtttaaaaactGAAGATTAATTGCATAGGAAGCAGGTGGGACAATTTTGTGAAGAAATTatattactattaatcaaaacaacaacaaatgtgtatttttgtgaagaacaattaaatgagaagattaattgattgacttactttctcatcacgatGCTGAACATtgatttagtgaaatacctggcagtttttgcttgcacaagtagtcaatgtttgcccacacacttcttgtagtAATGCAGAGTATTCTAGATAGATGCTCATCTGTCAGGAATTATCtaagttgctctctctctgtctctcttctgagaacccttctctttccctttctcttacTGTGTTCCTCCCTCTCTGTGCTGTTCCCCCATCTCTatgttattccccccccccccactctgtgtcataatttttctctttctgtcccccctcttcctctctctccctctgccccgctctctctgcaccccccacccactcccccccccactctctctctatccctcctctctctctctgtccccatccctctttctgtctcttcccTCTTTCCCTCTGTCCCCATTAtctctctgatcccctctccctctttctcgctgTCTACTCTCCcctctttctgcccctctctctctgtgtctccctcttatgctctctctgtcttgctgccccctctctccctccgttcccatTCTCTCTAtgatcctctctctctttttctctctctgcccacccccccccccactctccctgctccctctctgTCTTGTGTGCcacctctcactctctgcccctctctctaccccctctctctttgccccctctctcttgtgtccctccctctctctctctctctgtgccgcctctatctctgtccccctctctctctgcttctctttctctctctctgtttctctc
This genomic window from Heterodontus francisci isolate sHetFra1 chromosome 34, sHetFra1.hap1, whole genome shotgun sequence contains:
- the LOC137348920 gene encoding zinc finger protein 436-like, translating into MCSLFGRGLNRLSNLERRKDIHNTEKPWKCGDCGKGFNYPSQLEIHQRSHTGERPFTCSVCGKGFTKPTNLLIHQLVHTDKKPFKCSDCVKRFKSKNELLKHQRTHTGERPFTCSICMKGFTQSSHLLTHQRVHTGEKPFTCSVCEKGFAQPSNLVRHQLVHTDKRPFECSDCEKRFKSKNELLQHQRTHTGERPFTWSECGKGFTRLSNLLMHQRVHIEERPVTCTECGKEFTRLSKLLTHQRVHTGERPFICTVCGKGFTATSHLIVHQLVHTDKRPFECSDCEKRFKTKSNLLAHQRVHTGEKPFTCSACGKGFVNSNHLLRHQQVHK